A DNA window from Paralichthys olivaceus isolate ysfri-2021 chromosome 3, ASM2471397v2, whole genome shotgun sequence contains the following coding sequences:
- the cbr4 gene encoding carbonyl reductase family member 4 has protein sequence MAPGSRLAVVCGGSRGIGRAVSRLLAQSGCRVAVVSRDQDAARATVASLHGDDHVAFSCDVSKEQEVQKTFDTIQKTSGNICYLVNAAGINRDALLLRTKPEDMLALLHTNLLGTMLTCRAALRSMLHTQGAAIVNIGSVVGLKGNAGQCVYSASKAGLEGFTRSLAKEVASRNIRVNLLAPGFIRTAMTAGLREEDGVRSVPLGRFGEPEEVAPAVLFLLKSSYITGQVLVVDGGLQLTM, from the exons ATGGCTCCAGGCTCCAGACTGGCGGTGGTGTGTGGAGGCTCCAGGGGGATTGGGAGAGCCGTGTCCCGCCTGCTGGCACAGAGCGGCTGCAGGGTGGCTGTGGTCTCCAGGGACCAGGACGCTGCCCGGGCCACCGTGGCGTCTCTACACGGAG ATGACCACGTGGCTTTTAGCTGTGATGTCTCCAAAGAGCAGGAGGTGCAGAAAACATTTGACACAATCCAGAAAACCAGTGGAAACATCTGTTACCTCGTGAACGCAGCTGGAATCAACAG GGACGCTCTGTTGCTGAGAACCAAGCCGGAGGACATGCTGGCTCTGCTTCACACCAACTTGTTGGGCACCATGCTGACCTGCAGGGCGGCTCTGCGCAGcatgctgcacacacagggAGCGGCCATCGTTAACATAG GCTCTGTAGTGGGCCTGAAAGGAAATGctggtcagtgtgtgtacagtgcCAGTAAAGCTGGTCTGGAGGGTTTCACACGATCTTTAGCAAAAGAAGTTGCTTCACGTAATATCAGGGTGAATCTGCTGGCTCCAG GTTTCATTCGCACCGCCATGACCGCAGggctgagagaggaggatggggtGCGTTCTGTTCCACTGGGGAGATTTGGCGAGCCGGAGGAGGTAGCCCCGGCTGTTCTCTTCCTCTTGAAAAGCTCCTACATAACAGGACAGGTGCTGGTGGTGGACGGAGGGCTGCAGTTGACCATGTAG